From Cellvibrio zantedeschiae, the proteins below share one genomic window:
- a CDS encoding flagellin N-terminal helical domain-containing protein: MALIINTNTASLNAQRQLMSSGSSQDLSTQRLSSGQRINSAKDDAAGLAISNKMSSQIRGLDQAVRNANDGVSLIQTAEGALAESTNILQRMRELAVQSSNGIYSNADRAQLNAESKQLVSELDRISKSTSFNGQNLLDGKLGDIKLQVGAQANQTISFKIAATDAKSLGLGSVAADVLGTNLDQAITSTKFNDGDVLINGQNIGSFDGTASGASLSKFLTAVNSKLSGVTIGAVNTVTATSAGDGKTTAAATLTIGLGNADGTTSQYVIKNTNSMDEMVAAINNQANGTIVASKTADGYLSILSNTGASITLTQTTGALGSGITSGSTVQAQLTVASADGSAVRVTTGNNAAAGLLAHLGLQETRANGTTVGFGLTQSANANVALAYGDLKINGVTISDTGTNTLQGKVNNINAVKDQTGVTAALKAEIAGTSDLTRTRVDLTSTLSGTTTAAADLLINGVTITVTAGSTKVELAAAINASDSLTGVTAYFDADQNLHLYSETNVSMSDTGGTELDNVLPAAFAGTTAVPVTTVAAAFAATGSTAGSLNINNVNIELAGSLSTTLSGVADQINAQQATTGVFASINENGQLQLNSSAAFSVKAGTSNGAKTLSILGLAGSDKDPTNTETVNPRIELTSTKGTPISIDTNANGKLATGFIDQNISASGGGFGASIASVSIDTQVNAQAAITVIDNALNTINDTRANLGAINNRLDFTVSNLSSISEKTTAARSRIVDADFAAETANLSRATVLQQAATAMLAQANQRPQNVLSLLR; encoded by the coding sequence ATGGCCTTAATTATCAACACTAATACCGCCTCACTTAACGCTCAGCGTCAATTAATGAGTTCCGGTTCGTCGCAAGATCTATCCACCCAACGCTTGTCATCTGGTCAACGTATTAACTCTGCAAAAGATGACGCTGCGGGCTTGGCGATTTCAAACAAAATGTCTTCTCAAATCCGCGGTCTCGACCAAGCGGTTCGTAACGCAAACGACGGTGTGTCTCTGATTCAAACCGCTGAAGGTGCGTTAGCTGAGTCAACCAACATTCTTCAACGTATGCGTGAACTAGCGGTACAGTCTTCGAACGGTATCTACAGTAACGCTGACCGTGCACAGTTGAACGCTGAAAGTAAACAACTTGTATCGGAATTGGATCGTATCTCTAAATCAACTTCTTTCAACGGCCAAAACCTGTTGGACGGTAAGTTGGGCGATATCAAACTGCAAGTAGGTGCACAAGCTAACCAAACGATTAGCTTCAAAATTGCTGCTACCGATGCAAAATCTTTGGGCCTGGGTTCAGTTGCTGCTGACGTATTGGGTACCAACCTTGACCAAGCCATCACTTCTACCAAGTTCAACGATGGTGATGTACTGATCAATGGCCAGAACATTGGTTCTTTCGACGGTACTGCTAGTGGTGCAAGCTTGTCCAAATTCTTGACCGCTGTTAACAGCAAATTGTCTGGTGTAACTATCGGTGCTGTAAACACTGTAACTGCAACTTCTGCTGGTGACGGTAAAACTACCGCTGCTGCTACCCTGACAATTGGTCTTGGTAATGCTGACGGTACCACTAGCCAATACGTAATTAAAAACACCAACAGTATGGATGAAATGGTTGCGGCCATTAACAATCAGGCTAACGGTACTATAGTAGCGTCTAAAACTGCTGACGGTTATTTGTCTATCCTGAGCAACACTGGCGCAAGCATCACACTGACTCAAACTACTGGCGCTCTGGGTTCAGGTATTACTTCCGGTTCTACCGTACAAGCGCAATTGACTGTTGCAAGTGCTGACGGCTCAGCGGTGCGTGTAACCACTGGCAACAACGCTGCTGCTGGTTTGTTGGCTCACTTAGGCTTGCAAGAAACTCGTGCTAACGGTACTACTGTTGGCTTCGGTTTGACTCAATCTGCTAATGCCAACGTTGCACTTGCTTACGGCGACTTGAAAATTAACGGCGTAACAATCAGCGATACTGGCACCAACACCTTGCAAGGTAAGGTAAACAACATCAACGCTGTTAAAGACCAAACTGGTGTAACTGCTGCGTTGAAAGCTGAAATTGCTGGCACTTCAGATTTGACTCGTACTCGCGTAGACCTGACTTCAACCTTGAGTGGTACTACAACTGCAGCTGCTGACTTGCTCATCAATGGTGTAACCATAACAGTGACTGCAGGCAGTACTAAAGTTGAATTGGCTGCGGCAATCAATGCTTCTGATAGCTTGACTGGTGTTACCGCTTACTTTGATGCGGACCAAAACCTGCACTTGTATAGTGAAACTAACGTAAGCATGTCTGATACCGGTGGTACTGAGTTGGATAACGTGTTACCTGCAGCCTTTGCGGGTACTACAGCAGTTCCTGTTACTACAGTAGCAGCTGCCTTTGCTGCAACAGGTTCAACTGCAGGCTCATTGAACATCAACAACGTAAACATTGAGTTGGCTGGTTCTTTGTCAACAACCTTGAGTGGTGTGGCAGATCAAATTAACGCTCAACAAGCAACTACTGGTGTGTTTGCTAGCATCAATGAGAACGGCCAGTTGCAACTGAACTCCAGCGCTGCATTCTCTGTTAAGGCAGGTACAAGCAACGGTGCGAAAACTCTCAGCATCCTTGGTCTTGCTGGTTCTGATAAAGATCCAACCAATACTGAGACTGTTAACCCAAGAATTGAGTTAACATCCACTAAAGGTACTCCAATCAGCATCGATACCAACGCTAACGGTAAGCTGGCAACAGGCTTCATCGACCAAAACATCTCTGCCTCTGGCGGTGGTTTCGGGGCCTCAATTGCAAGTGTAAGTATCGATACCCAAGTGAATGCACAAGCGGCGATTACCGTAATCGACAACGCGTTGAACACCATCAACGATACTCGTGCAAACCTCGGTGCGATCAACAACCGTTTGGACTTTACTGTATCTAACTTGTCCAGTATCTCTGAGAAGACCACAGCAGCTCGTTCACGTATCGTGGATGCTGACTTCGCGGCAGAGACTGCAAACTTGAGCCGTGCTACAGTGTTGCAACAAGCAGCTACCGCGATGTTGGCGCAAGCTAACCAACGTCCACAAAACGTGTTGTCTCTCTTGAGATAA
- a CDS encoding flagellin N-terminal helical domain-containing protein, translating into MSLVINTNVASLNSQRQLMNSGGALDKATERLSSGQRINSAKDDAAGLAISNRMTSQVRGLDQAIRNANDGISLIQTAEGALQETTNILQRMRELAIQAGNGIYSDADRKTLDAEVQQLTAELNRIATSTSFNGQKLLDGTLGKVNLQVGADAGQTIIMKIPKMDAKTLGMGSTGGDVTSNHLGKAITSTSFKDGDILINGKSIGAFDGTKTPPDTFEKLLANINEKIEGITATAFNEVTTTTVGTGVTTAAAPITIALTNPDGTTSSFTISNTNNMDELIDAINTQSGGLIQSTKTEAGLVTLANNNGATITVSGAGAAAGLGAIVSPSYGQIALTSKNGEDIVITQGPNATQPTVVSAAAFGTTVNTDVISINGVAIPAFTAAMANTAVRDAINTQTLNTGVTASLSGGNLVLTDAKGRDITVSSVPSTAAATVGLTNGTTKAPTLLSALGFQDTRAQASVFGQHIPAADSTKTLAFGDLKINGITISGENTGTLQGKVDNINKVSDQTGVIASLKSENVSTFNALKLSTEVTGATPGAAHAAGDQIRINGVQVTLTGTTINQDVIDINAASTTTGVTAFLDSTGKLHLFSEGQINLDDDGTNGAAAATALGLTAAVVTASFAPTVAATGSVRLNNTQISLSNVSDLNTVISELNAQQANTGVYASLNDLGQLILNSNSAFSIDVGDTNGGKTLATLGLDTTLAGPIGGHVTNVLASIQLDSLSDNPISLDVTANGSVVTGLISQNKASAGLGFGTSLNSVSIATQAGAQKAIGIIDKALDTINDVRSQMGAINNRLEFTINNLANVSEKTSASRSRITDADFAAETAAMSRAQVLQQAATAMLAQSNARPQQVLSLLKG; encoded by the coding sequence ATGTCTTTAGTTATTAACACAAACGTTGCGTCTCTGAACTCTCAACGTCAATTGATGAATTCCGGTGGCGCATTAGATAAAGCTACAGAACGCTTGTCGTCAGGCCAACGTATTAATTCCGCAAAAGATGACGCCGCGGGTTTGGCTATTTCCAACCGTATGACCTCGCAAGTGCGCGGTCTGGATCAAGCGATTCGAAATGCTAACGATGGTATTTCTCTGATCCAAACGGCTGAAGGTGCCTTGCAGGAAACCACTAACATTTTGCAACGTATGCGCGAACTGGCGATTCAGGCAGGGAACGGTATCTATAGTGATGCCGACCGTAAAACTCTGGATGCCGAGGTACAACAACTCACCGCGGAATTGAATCGCATCGCGACTTCAACATCCTTCAACGGCCAAAAATTACTTGATGGTACCTTGGGCAAAGTGAATTTGCAGGTAGGCGCTGACGCCGGCCAAACCATCATCATGAAGATTCCGAAGATGGATGCCAAAACATTAGGTATGGGCTCCACCGGTGGTGATGTCACCAGTAATCACCTTGGTAAAGCGATTACCTCTACCAGCTTTAAAGATGGCGATATTCTGATTAACGGCAAGAGTATTGGCGCGTTTGACGGTACTAAAACTCCGCCAGATACCTTTGAGAAACTCTTGGCCAATATCAATGAGAAAATTGAAGGTATTACCGCAACTGCATTTAACGAAGTTACTACGACTACCGTGGGTACCGGTGTTACTACTGCAGCGGCTCCAATCACCATTGCGTTGACCAACCCTGACGGCACCACCTCATCCTTTACCATCTCCAATACCAACAATATGGATGAGTTGATCGACGCTATAAACACCCAGTCTGGGGGATTAATTCAATCAACCAAGACTGAGGCTGGATTGGTAACGCTTGCGAACAACAACGGCGCGACTATTACAGTGAGCGGTGCGGGCGCAGCAGCAGGCTTGGGCGCTATTGTTTCTCCAAGCTATGGACAAATCGCTTTGACCTCTAAAAATGGTGAGGACATTGTGATTACTCAAGGGCCTAATGCGACTCAGCCAACGGTAGTTTCTGCAGCTGCATTCGGAACAACGGTTAACACCGATGTTATCTCGATTAACGGTGTGGCTATTCCTGCCTTTACCGCTGCTATGGCGAACACTGCTGTGCGCGATGCAATTAATACCCAGACGCTCAATACCGGTGTAACAGCCAGTCTTTCAGGCGGTAACCTGGTACTGACCGATGCAAAAGGTCGCGATATTACCGTGAGTTCAGTTCCATCTACTGCCGCTGCTACTGTTGGTTTGACCAATGGTACAACCAAGGCGCCAACTCTCTTGTCAGCTCTCGGCTTCCAGGATACCCGTGCGCAAGCATCTGTGTTTGGGCAACATATCCCGGCAGCTGATTCGACCAAAACCCTGGCGTTTGGCGATTTGAAAATTAACGGCATCACCATTAGCGGTGAAAATACCGGAACCTTGCAAGGCAAGGTAGATAACATCAATAAGGTGAGTGATCAAACGGGTGTTATTGCAAGTCTCAAATCTGAAAACGTTTCAACCTTTAATGCATTGAAGCTTTCAACTGAAGTGACTGGCGCTACTCCTGGTGCGGCACACGCGGCAGGTGACCAGATTCGTATTAACGGTGTTCAAGTGACTTTGACCGGGACTACGATCAATCAAGACGTGATTGATATTAACGCGGCATCAACCACCACAGGTGTGACTGCCTTTTTGGACTCAACAGGTAAGCTGCATTTATTCTCTGAGGGCCAAATCAATTTGGACGATGATGGTACCAATGGTGCGGCGGCAGCTACTGCTCTGGGTTTAACTGCAGCGGTTGTCACAGCTTCATTCGCGCCTACCGTAGCAGCTACAGGTAGTGTTCGTTTGAACAATACTCAGATCTCGCTGAGCAATGTGTCTGATCTGAATACTGTGATTTCAGAATTGAACGCACAGCAAGCAAATACAGGGGTTTATGCTTCTCTCAACGATTTGGGTCAGTTGATTCTAAATTCTAACTCTGCGTTCTCGATTGATGTAGGCGATACCAATGGCGGCAAGACTTTGGCAACCTTAGGCTTGGATACTACTTTGGCCGGCCCAATCGGAGGTCATGTCACTAACGTGTTGGCATCTATCCAGTTAGATTCACTGAGCGACAACCCAATCAGCCTGGATGTGACTGCAAACGGCTCGGTTGTGACTGGTTTGATCTCGCAAAACAAAGCGTCTGCCGGTTTAGGCTTCGGTACCTCTTTGAATAGCGTGAGTATTGCCACCCAGGCCGGTGCACAAAAAGCTATCGGTATTATCGATAAAGCGTTGGATACCATTAACGATGTACGTTCACAAATGGGTGCGATCAATAACCGTCTGGAGTTTACGATCAACAACCTGGCAAACGTTTCCGAAAAGACTTCTGCATCGCGTTCACGTATTACCGATGCTGACTTCGCGGCGGAAACGGCAGCAATGAGCAGGGCGCAAGTACTGCAACAAGCAGCAACTGCCATGTTGGCTCAGTCTAATGCTCGTCCACAACAAGTCTTGTCATTGCTCAAAGGCTAA
- a CDS encoding flagellar protein FlaG, translated as MNEIPKAAGPVTPIRAVSVQAVTSGVKSPESAEAHQVVKAQHADLKEMQEHVEAAVAQMNEYIQSTQRDLHFSYDKASGETVVKVLDRSTQEVIRQIPDETFLKLAHSKDSDGNFQLFSAQA; from the coding sequence ATGAACGAGATCCCTAAAGCCGCAGGACCCGTAACACCGATTAGAGCAGTATCGGTTCAAGCGGTAACTAGCGGTGTGAAAAGCCCTGAAAGTGCAGAAGCACATCAGGTGGTAAAAGCCCAACATGCTGACCTCAAGGAGATGCAAGAACACGTTGAAGCTGCAGTTGCCCAGATGAATGAATATATTCAATCTACCCAACGCGACTTGCATTTCAGTTACGACAAAGCATCGGGTGAAACAGTTGTTAAAGTGCTAGACCGTTCTACCCAGGAAGTTATTCGTCAGATTCCCGATGAAACCTTCCTGAAACTTGCCCACAGCAAGGATTCTGATGGCAACTTTCAATTGTTTAGCGCGCAAGCGTAA
- a CDS encoding flagellar protein FliT codes for MENHELLKPLYEVLERVRDLVKLAQAEEWEAMDVAANKYQQHVTFLDDNRYIQALQDAHLVDSAKSIIVQIQGLNDDLDTHTSLQREKIASELRQLNQSNKAMEAYGR; via the coding sequence ATGGAAAACCATGAATTATTGAAGCCTCTCTATGAAGTATTGGAGCGTGTTAGGGATTTGGTAAAGCTGGCGCAAGCTGAAGAGTGGGAAGCCATGGATGTTGCAGCAAACAAATACCAGCAACACGTTACTTTTCTGGATGACAATCGTTACATCCAGGCACTTCAGGATGCTCATTTAGTGGACTCAGCCAAATCTATCATCGTTCAAATCCAGGGATTGAATGACGATCTTGATACGCATACCTCTTTGCAGCGTGAAAAAATCGCGTCAGAGTTACGTCAGCTGAATCAGTCCAACAAAGCTATGGAGGCATACGGTCGATAA
- the flgL gene encoding flagellar hook-associated protein FlgL — MRVSTSQIYNIANIGMRDAQVAVDKTNQQISSGKRVLSPADDPVAATAILMLNQELARTTQFTKNIDTADNNLSLEDTTLQSVISLVQRLKELAVSSGNTAVLTPSDYKAIAAEVDSRMGELMNLQNTRNASGQYIFAGFQSQTQPFVNNGGGNYSYQGDEGQLSVQASTTVTVAVSDSGKKVFMDIPASHNTFNTKASPTNQASPAAIISVGEVYDQIAFDKLYPEDMLVTFNANASVIPPSPNYTITERSTGKVLVDKQVFVSGQDIKINGAKFSISGTPFSGVAAVPSTISLSSAAFTGAIAADKDYSVTPGSFEITVGGITETLVLDQNFATNNGANALNDFITGLGGATDKSFYSTLPFNTSTAAANYKKLQNLGITLSDTGVFTSATGLNITIKNSSAAAISTITGVATQGAGTTTANIPITYPGASTFNFAATPETVDITVNGKTATLTLNTNVTDAISLAAALNNGTNAVELAKLGVIATAQGLSSLSNSVISLTNAGANVLAAMGVSGSPVKSSLGVLATPGDKFVIESTGKQGLLTTVSRFSEAMKGIDNTQQSKDDFAKIVAKTLASLENVLTNISAVQGDVGARQNMLESTKNLNSDIELNSQEVLSQLEDLDYAEASTRLQMQTFVLSAAQQSFIKISELSLFKYM; from the coding sequence ATGCGTGTATCTACCTCACAAATTTACAACATCGCTAACATTGGTATGCGTGATGCGCAGGTTGCTGTTGATAAAACCAACCAACAAATATCAAGTGGCAAACGCGTGTTGTCTCCTGCTGATGACCCTGTGGCAGCTACCGCTATTCTGATGTTGAATCAGGAATTGGCACGCACTACACAATTCACCAAAAATATTGATACTGCTGATAACAATCTGAGCCTGGAAGATACAACGCTGCAATCAGTTATATCACTGGTACAACGTTTAAAAGAGCTGGCTGTAAGTTCAGGTAACACGGCGGTATTAACACCATCTGACTACAAAGCCATTGCCGCTGAAGTTGATAGCCGTATGGGCGAGCTGATGAATTTGCAAAATACTCGCAACGCATCAGGCCAATATATTTTTGCTGGTTTTCAAAGCCAAACCCAGCCCTTCGTTAATAACGGCGGCGGTAATTATTCATATCAGGGTGATGAAGGTCAATTAAGTGTGCAGGCATCTACTACTGTGACAGTTGCAGTGAGTGATTCCGGCAAAAAAGTATTTATGGATATTCCTGCGAGCCACAATACGTTTAACACTAAAGCCAGCCCAACTAATCAGGCATCGCCAGCGGCGATCATCAGTGTGGGCGAAGTTTACGACCAGATCGCATTTGATAAATTGTATCCTGAAGACATGTTGGTCACGTTTAATGCGAATGCGTCAGTAATACCTCCATCACCTAATTACACGATTACCGAGCGTTCAACTGGCAAAGTGCTTGTTGATAAGCAGGTTTTTGTTTCCGGTCAGGACATTAAAATTAATGGCGCAAAATTTTCAATTTCGGGCACACCTTTTTCTGGTGTGGCTGCAGTGCCTTCAACTATCTCTTTGAGTTCGGCTGCGTTTACGGGCGCGATTGCTGCGGATAAAGATTATTCCGTAACGCCCGGCAGTTTTGAAATTACGGTTGGCGGTATAACTGAAACTTTGGTGTTGGATCAAAATTTCGCAACGAATAATGGTGCTAATGCTCTTAACGATTTTATTACCGGTTTGGGTGGCGCAACCGATAAATCTTTTTACAGCACTTTGCCGTTCAATACGTCAACCGCTGCGGCTAATTATAAGAAGCTGCAAAATCTGGGTATTACTTTGTCAGATACGGGCGTGTTTACTTCGGCTACGGGTTTGAATATTACGATTAAAAATTCTTCTGCTGCAGCCATCAGCACTATTACTGGTGTAGCTACGCAGGGCGCAGGCACCACAACAGCAAATATTCCAATTACATACCCTGGCGCTTCAACATTTAATTTCGCGGCAACACCAGAAACTGTTGATATTACCGTTAACGGAAAAACCGCAACCTTAACCTTGAACACTAACGTAACTGATGCCATTAGTTTGGCCGCAGCATTAAATAATGGAACCAATGCCGTTGAGTTGGCAAAGTTGGGTGTGATTGCAACAGCACAAGGCCTGTCATCACTAAGTAATTCTGTTATTTCTTTAACGAATGCTGGGGCGAATGTATTAGCGGCGATGGGTGTAAGCGGTAGCCCGGTTAAATCTTCTTTAGGTGTGTTGGCAACGCCTGGTGATAAATTTGTTATCGAATCAACGGGCAAGCAAGGTTTGTTGACTACAGTGTCACGCTTTAGTGAAGCCATGAAGGGCATTGATAACACCCAACAAAGTAAAGATGACTTTGCAAAAATCGTTGCCAAAACTCTGGCGAGTTTAGAAAACGTATTAACTAATATCTCAGCTGTGCAGGGCGATGTGGGTGCGCGTCAAAATATGTTGGAAAGCACCAAGAATTTGAATTCCGATATTGAGCTGAACAGCCAGGAAGTGTTGTCTCAGTTGGAAGATTTGGACTATGCAGAGGCTTCCACCCGTTTGCAAATGCAAACCTTCGTGTTAAGCGCGGCGCAACAAAGCTTTATCAAGATTAGTGAATTAAGTTTATTTAAATATATGTAA
- the flgK gene encoding flagellar hook-associated protein FlgK, which translates to MSGLLSNAISGLQASQIALRTAGNNISNANTVGYNRQEVNFSTRPEQQFGSAGFLGAGVNTESVKRVVNEFLNTQIRLDATNFNQLDKYNQNIGKVDKLFSDSSTGLIGSLQSFFASLQNGASDPSSSPARQLIITQSESLTLRYNTLYDRLEETAKGVDGEISTVMGQITSLAKSVANLNQSIAEKNASGSGGQPNDLLDQRDEALRKLSELASVQLVQQDGGDVNVFIGNGEPLVVGPNVSSFSVRNGGKIYLNTNTVSSDISDSVTGGQLGGLLKFKKDVLQPSLNELGRIAIVMSDTFNKVQTQGLDANGNYGQAMFTDINEKNITYTRIAHGNNAQPDDRVLSLTIEDSSAISIEDYKFDIAAGTNNYSIKRVSDNSVVSQGILSGGFPQDIKFDGLKLTLESGSFQGGDTFTLQPTRNGARDIHSLLKSPDQLAFASPIRTGKSGANTGNGAVSAGEVLSLYDANNKLLPAYSNSGKLSPPVIVRFTSETTYEVLDNTDPAHPKPLVPAMSEQTFYPNRENSIFTTDKGETRIIGSGARLGLPTGRLPVTLNTALAAQANGYPAEQYTFSMQDKTTGLVNTQVMVTGNNASAAQTAASLNSIKGVSAHAYTTATITDVNIDPLGFASPLQLSLNGENLLRYNGPNLDTSVPDPNYTTPTDPYAGETNFNNYVRDQINSNANLKALGIRAESGSNPITGRPELRLVASSGVNLDVRFTAADTSINNISVNDGTGNPNVRLSGVDATATAAVEQSAITIGGKIDITLADGVTLSTSPSTSQLLGDSTLPGFAQSSYLGYQVKISGQPKAGDVFTIDFNKDSKNDNRNALAMTALETNSTMDNKSMSFSQGYGRLVEEVGTKSNLSKINTEASRSLLEQTKTMRDGISSVNMDEEAANLIQFQQLYTANARVITVAKDLFDALLRSMG; encoded by the coding sequence ATGAGTGGACTCCTCTCCAATGCAATTTCCGGTTTGCAAGCCAGCCAGATTGCATTGCGCACGGCTGGTAACAATATTTCCAATGCAAACACTGTTGGTTACAACCGTCAGGAAGTTAATTTTTCAACTCGTCCTGAGCAGCAATTCGGTAGCGCCGGATTTTTAGGGGCGGGGGTTAATACTGAATCTGTAAAACGCGTTGTTAACGAATTTTTAAACACGCAAATCCGTTTAGATGCAACTAATTTTAATCAGCTGGATAAATACAACCAAAACATTGGCAAGGTTGATAAATTATTTTCTGATTCCAGCACAGGTTTAATTGGCAGCTTGCAAAGTTTTTTTGCATCCTTACAGAATGGCGCGAGTGATCCATCGTCTTCGCCTGCGCGCCAATTGATTATTACCCAATCAGAAAGCCTGACCTTACGTTACAACACCCTGTACGACCGTTTGGAAGAAACGGCAAAAGGCGTGGACGGCGAAATCAGTACCGTCATGGGGCAAATAACCAGCCTGGCAAAATCTGTTGCTAATTTGAATCAATCCATCGCTGAAAAAAATGCCTCAGGTTCAGGTGGTCAACCGAATGATTTACTGGATCAACGCGATGAAGCTTTAAGAAAACTTTCTGAGCTGGCCTCTGTGCAACTGGTTCAACAAGATGGCGGTGATGTCAATGTGTTTATTGGCAACGGTGAACCTTTGGTTGTTGGCCCTAATGTAAGTAGCTTTAGCGTTCGCAACGGCGGAAAAATTTACCTCAACACCAATACAGTATCGTCAGATATTAGTGATTCAGTGACTGGCGGGCAGTTGGGTGGTTTGCTCAAATTCAAAAAAGATGTACTGCAACCTTCGCTCAATGAATTGGGCCGTATTGCCATTGTAATGAGCGATACCTTTAATAAAGTGCAAACTCAGGGGTTGGATGCAAACGGTAATTATGGACAAGCCATGTTTACCGATATCAATGAAAAAAATATTACCTACACCCGTATTGCACACGGAAACAATGCGCAGCCAGATGATCGCGTATTGTCTTTAACGATTGAAGACTCCAGCGCGATTTCTATTGAAGATTATAAATTTGATATAGCTGCGGGAACCAACAATTACAGCATTAAACGTGTGTCGGATAACTCTGTTGTCAGCCAGGGTATTTTGTCAGGTGGTTTTCCGCAAGATATTAAATTTGACGGTTTAAAATTAACCCTTGAAAGCGGTTCTTTCCAGGGCGGCGATACATTTACCTTGCAGCCCACTCGCAACGGTGCGCGCGACATTCATTCATTGTTGAAATCACCTGATCAATTAGCTTTTGCTTCACCAATCCGCACTGGAAAATCTGGCGCGAATACTGGCAATGGTGCGGTGAGTGCAGGTGAGGTCTTGAGCCTTTACGATGCAAACAACAAATTGCTACCTGCTTATTCTAATTCCGGGAAATTATCACCACCGGTAATTGTGCGTTTTACTTCAGAGACTACTTATGAAGTTTTGGATAACACTGATCCTGCTCATCCAAAACCTTTAGTGCCTGCAATGAGCGAGCAAACTTTTTATCCTAATCGTGAAAATTCTATTTTCACAACGGATAAAGGTGAGACCCGTATTATCGGCAGTGGCGCTCGTCTAGGTTTACCTACCGGACGTTTGCCAGTGACATTAAATACCGCTTTAGCTGCGCAAGCGAACGGTTACCCCGCTGAGCAATATACTTTTTCAATGCAAGATAAAACCACTGGCTTGGTAAATACCCAGGTTATGGTCACAGGAAATAATGCCTCTGCAGCGCAAACTGCAGCGTCATTAAATAGCATTAAAGGCGTAAGTGCCCATGCTTACACAACGGCAACGATTACAGATGTAAATATTGATCCGCTTGGATTTGCTTCGCCTTTGCAATTGAGCCTGAATGGTGAAAATTTACTTCGTTACAATGGACCTAATTTGGATACTAGTGTTCCTGATCCAAATTACACAACGCCTACAGATCCTTATGCGGGCGAAACTAATTTCAATAATTATGTGCGGGATCAAATCAATTCCAACGCAAATTTAAAAGCGCTTGGCATTCGTGCAGAGAGCGGTAGTAATCCAATAACGGGTAGACCTGAATTGCGTTTGGTTGCGTCATCCGGTGTGAATCTGGATGTGCGTTTCACTGCTGCAGATACCTCCATCAACAATATCAGTGTGAACGATGGAACTGGTAATCCTAATGTTCGTTTGTCCGGTGTGGATGCAACTGCAACAGCAGCCGTAGAACAAAGCGCAATTACCATTGGTGGAAAAATTGATATTACGCTGGCAGATGGTGTGACCTTGTCAACATCACCCAGTACAAGCCAGCTTTTGGGCGATTCAACTTTGCCCGGTTTTGCGCAATCTTCTTATTTGGGTTACCAGGTAAAAATTTCCGGTCAACCTAAAGCAGGCGATGTATTCACAATTGATTTCAACAAAGATTCAAAAAACGATAACCGTAATGCTTTGGCAATGACGGCGCTGGAAACTAACTCAACCATGGATAATAAGTCCATGAGTTTTAGTCAAGGGTACGGGCGTTTGGTTGAAGAAGTTGGAACAAAAAGTAATTTGTCAAAAATTAATACTGAGGCAAGCAGAAGCTTGCTTGAGCAAACCAAAACCATGCGCGATGGAATATCCAGCGTGAATATGGATGAAGAAGCAGCGAACCTGATTCAGTTTCAACAACTTTACACCGCCAATGCGCGTGTAATTACGGTTGCGAAAGATTTGTTTGATGCGCTCTTGAGGTCAATGGGTTAA